One region of Streptomyces davaonensis JCM 4913 genomic DNA includes:
- the narJ gene encoding nitrate reductase molybdenum cofactor assembly chaperone has product MPSDAVFYQAAALCLTYPDDDFRARLPLLREAAPQLREFTDHAAVTDAQELAAHYVRVFDFRNRHSLYLSWWRDGDTRRRGMSLVRFKEVYREHGLEFSGEELPDFLPAVLEFAARTGNTDLLTEHRDGLEQLRTRLTDFGTPYASVLDAVCATLPTACTGVRR; this is encoded by the coding sequence ATGCCCTCGGACGCGGTGTTCTACCAGGCGGCCGCGCTCTGCCTGACCTACCCCGACGACGACTTCCGCGCCCGGCTCCCGCTGCTGCGCGAAGCCGCCCCGCAGCTACGGGAGTTCACCGACCACGCGGCGGTGACGGACGCCCAGGAGCTGGCCGCGCACTATGTGCGGGTCTTCGACTTCAGGAACCGGCACAGCCTGTACCTGAGCTGGTGGCGGGACGGCGACACCCGGCGGCGCGGCATGTCGCTGGTCCGCTTCAAGGAGGTCTACCGCGAGCACGGCCTGGAGTTCAGCGGCGAGGAGCTGCCCGACTTCCTGCCCGCGGTGCTGGAGTTCGCGGCCCGCACCGGCAACACCGACCTGCTCACCGAGCACCGTGACGGCCTGGAGCAACTCCGCACCAGGCTCACCGACTTCGGCACGCCGTACGCCTCCGTCCTGGACGCCGTGTGCGCCACGCTGCCGACCGCATGCACCGGGGTGCGCCGATGA
- the narI gene encoding respiratory nitrate reductase subunit gamma gives MTTLLWGVLPYVAFALLVAGLIWRYRYDKYGWTTRSSQVYESKLLNIASPAFHYGILFVLVGHVVGLFIPESWTDSVGVSEHTYHLFSLYGGTAAGILTVVGIALLVYRRRTRAPVFRATTANDKLMYLVLVGAIVMGMVAKLSHASGDGYNYRHSIAPWARSLFTLSPDIDRMEGVPVLYQVHAVIGMALIALVPYTRLVHMFSAPVQYLFRPYVVYRTRDPEQLGPRPERRGWERAGS, from the coding sequence ATGACCACACTCCTCTGGGGCGTCCTGCCGTACGTCGCCTTCGCCCTGCTCGTCGCCGGACTGATCTGGCGCTACCGCTACGACAAGTACGGCTGGACCACCCGCTCCTCACAGGTGTACGAGTCGAAGCTGCTGAACATCGCCTCGCCCGCCTTCCATTACGGGATCCTGTTCGTGCTGGTCGGCCATGTCGTCGGCCTGTTCATCCCGGAGTCCTGGACGGACTCCGTCGGCGTCAGCGAGCACACCTACCACCTGTTCTCCCTGTACGGCGGAACCGCCGCCGGGATCCTCACGGTCGTCGGGATCGCGCTGCTGGTGTACCGCCGCCGGACCCGGGCGCCGGTGTTCCGGGCGACGACGGCCAACGACAAGCTGATGTACCTGGTGCTGGTCGGGGCGATCGTGATGGGCATGGTCGCCAAGCTGAGCCACGCCTCGGGCGACGGCTACAACTACCGCCACTCCATCGCCCCGTGGGCCCGCAGCCTGTTCACGCTGAGCCCCGACATCGACCGTATGGAAGGCGTCCCGGTGCTGTACCAGGTGCACGCGGTGATCGGCATGGCGCTCATCGCGCTGGTGCCGTACACCCGGCTGGTGCACATGTTCAGCGCGCCGGTGCAGTATCTGTTCCGGCCGTACGTGGTGTACCGCACCCGGGACCCGGAGCAGCTCGGTCCGCGCCCGGAGCGGCGGGGCTGGGAGCGGGCCGGGTCCTAG